The Jiangella alba genome includes the window CGTCGGGGTAGCCGGCCTCGGCCAGCAGCTCGCGGGCGCGGTCCTGGTCGAACGGGTACAGCTGGTCGAGCTCCTCGTTCCAGGCGAGGTAGTCGCGCGGGAACGGCTGCCAGTTCGGGTCGCCCTCGCCGAAGAACGCGACGTCGACGAGCGACTGCCGGTCGATCGCGTGGCTGATCGCCTGCGTGACCCGCGGGTCGTCGAACGGCTCCACGGTGTTGTTCACGTCCAGCACCCGCACCGTGAACACGTCGATGACGTCGACCTCGAGCCCGGCCGCCCGGGCCGCCTCGAGCTGCGCCGGCGGGATGACGGCGACGTCGAACTGGCCGGACTGGATGCCCGCGACCGCGACCGTCGGGTCCGGCGGCACCCGCAGCTCGAAGTCGTCGACCAGGATGGCGTCCGCGTCCCAGTAGTCCTCGTTCTTGTGCAGTGTGGCGTGCGACGCCGGGACGTACTCGTCCAGCGCGAACGGCCCGGCGCCGACGGGCTTCGTCGCGAGGCCCTCGACGTCTTCGGCCACCGCCGTGGGGCTGACGATCATGCCGGTCTTGCCCGACAGCAGCAGCGGGATCTGGTAGTCGGGCTGGTTGAGCAGCAGCGTCACCTCGGTGGGACTGTCCACCCTGACGTCGGTGACGACGCTGAGCTGGGCGCCGATCGTCGAGTCGGGAGCGTCGCGGCCGCGCAGCAAGCTGGCCCTGACCGCCTCGGCGTCGAGCGGCGTGCCGTCGGTGAACGTCAGCCCGTCGCGCAGGGTGAAGGTGACCTCGTCGCCGGTCTCGTTGTAGGTCCAGCTCTCCGCCAGCGCGGGCACCGCGTTGCCGTCGACGTCCTGCTTGGTCAGCGCCGCGTAGGCGAGCGACAGCACGTGCACGTCCTGGCCGACGGTGGACGTCACCGGGTCCCAGGTCGACGGGAGATGCCAGCCCCAGGTGAGGCTGCCGCCGGCGGCGTTCTGGCCGGTCGCGCCCTGGCTGGTGGGCGAGGTGTCGCCCGCGCAGCCGGCCAGCAGGAGCAGGGCGGCGAGGACGGTGGTCAGCGTGCGGGTTCTCATCGATGGACGCTCCGTTGAAATACTTAAAGCCGATGGATTTACTAGGCTTTACGGCATGGCGGCAGACGGCCGCCCGCCGTCAGGCGAGCGAGGTGGTGCCGGAGTGGGAGCTCAGCGACAGAGCGCGCTGGCCGTGCGCAGCAGGTCGACGCTGCGCCGGACCGTCAGGATGCGGGCCGGCTCCAGGACGTGCCGCAGCGCCGAGCGAGCGAGCCGCTCGCCGGTGGCGGTGTCCTGGAGTGGGGTCATGCGAACGATTCTGCGGGGATCGGCCCCGATCTGTCCAACATCGAATACTGATCGTGATCGATCGCGAACGCTGATCGGTCCATGAGCGCCGTCCTCGACATCGTGCCGCTGCGCAGCCTCGTCGCCGTCGCCGAGTGCGGCGGATTCCACCGCGCCGCGGCCGCGCTGCACATCACCCAGAGCGCGGTCAGCCAGCACGTACGCAAACTGGAGAAGGTGCTGGACCGGCCGCTCGTCGTCCGCGACGGGCGGCGTGGCCGGTTCACGCCCGCGGGCGAGGCGCTGCTGGCCGAGGCCCGGCGCATCCTCACCGCGCACGACGAGGCCCTGCGCCGGCTCGGCGTCGAGTCCTCCGACGGCGTCATCGTCGTCGGCTCCTCCGAGCACGCCGCCGACCAGCTGCTGCCCGAGATCGCGACGGCGCTGCGGGCGGCGTTCCCGCGGCGGCAGGTCCGGTTCCGGCTGGACCGCAGCGGCCGGCTCGCCCAGGCCGTCGACAACGGCAGCGTCGACGTGGCGGTCGTGCTCAGCGCCGACCGCGGCACCTTCGCCGGCCGGCTGCCGCTGCGCTGGTACGCCGCGCCCGGCTTCCGGCTGCCGCCGCCCGGCGAACCGCTGCCCCTGGTCGTGTTCGACGAGCCCTGCGCCCTGCGGCGGCGGGCGGTCGAGGCGCTCGGCGCGGCTGGGCGGGAGCCGGCGATCGCCTGCGAGGCGGCGTACCTCGCGGGCATCCTGGCGGCCGCCCGGGCCGGCCTCGGGGTGGCGGTGCTGGCGGGGGTGGGTGGGCGGCCGGAGGGACTGGCGCCGCTGGCCGGCCTGCCGCCGATCCAGCCGGCCGCGCTACGCGTCCGGGTCCGCGCCGGCGCGCCGTCGTCGCTCGCCTCGGTCGCCGCCGCGGCGGTCGAGCAGGTGGTGGCGGGTGGTTGACGCGCGGGGTTGCCGCTTCCGTTCGCCGGGGAGTGGCAACAACGGGCCGAGTTGATCATGGAGAAGGTCGGCCGTTTCGACGCGATCGAGCCGACTTTCTCCATGATCAACAGTCGCCCCGGGGCCAGCTGGCGGCGGACGGTGGACCGGGGCGGGCTGTGCCCGCACTTCCCCCGTCCCCCTGATAGCTGCCCGTTCTTAGACCGCGTGCGTGCGGGTCAAGCGGTCGTCGTCGCGCGAAGCGCCCATGAGTCCGCTTGAGGCGCGCGTGCGCGGCTGAGAAAATGGGCAGCAGGGGGACGGCCAACTTGCGCAAAGCGGCGAACTAGCGAACGGCCGCACGCGCCGGAGTCCAGATGCGCGACGGCCGGCCGGCGGCGAGGTCGCGGCCGAGCAGCACCTGCACGCGGTACGGCTCCAGGCGCAGTACGCCGAACGACTCGTGCTCCGCCGCCGGCCAGAACCGGCCCGGCGGGTAGCCGACGCCGCGGGGGCTGCCCTGTTCGTACAGGCGCCACACCCGCCGCTTCGTCTCGGGGTCGTCCACCCAGGTGGCGGCGGTGTCGAAGGCGACGGTGTCCTGGGCGGCGCTCCAGTAGGAGAACGTCGCGTGCGGGTTCGCGGCCAGGTGCGCCACCTTCACCGGCGTCGGGAACGTCGCCAGCCAGCCCAGCGGCGCGCCGCCGGCCACCTCCCAGACGGGGATGAGCACCCGCGAGCGGGGCCGGTGCCGCTGGTCGACCGTGGTCATGGTGGCGTAGACGATGCTGGCGAGGATCCGGTCGACGTCGGGACGGAGGTCGGAGTACGCGGTGGTCACACTGTCATCGTCGAACGCCGGGGGCTGGAGCGGAAGACGGCACTTCAGAGTGCGTCGGGCACTCCGAAGTGACCGTCCTCCGTGGGTCAGCTGCCGATGGCCGTCGCTCCGCGCTTGAGGTCGGCCAGACGGGCCTCGACCTCCACGGACGTCGCGCTGTCCTCGAGCTCCTCGAACTGCTGGTCGATGGACGACGCGGCGACCTCGGCGGCGCCGGCGACCTGCGCCTCCTGCCGTCGCACCTTCTCCTCGAACCGGGAGACCTCGCTGGTGGGGTCGAAGATGTCGATGGAGCGCACCGCGTCCTGCACCTGGGCCTGCGCCTGGGCGCTCTTGGCCCGCGCGACCAGCTCGTCACGCTTGTTCTTGAGGTCGCTGAGCTTGTCCTTCATGCCGGCCAGGCCGGCCTTGAGCTTCTCGGCCACCTCGCGCTGCGACGCGATCATCGGCTCGGCCGTCTTGGCCTCGGACTCGAACCCCATCTGCTTGCCGATGGCGACCTTGGCGAGGTTGTCGAACTTGTCCGCGTCGGCGGTGTCGCCGCCGGCGCGCAGCTGGTCGGCGCGCTGCGACGCGGCGAGCGCCTTGTTGCCCCACTCGGCGGCGGCGCGGACGTCCTCGGCGTGGTCCTGCTCGGCCAGCCGCAGGTTGCCGATGGTCTGCGCGACGGCCTGCTCGGCCTCGGCGATGTTGTCGGTGTAGTCGCGGACCATCTGGTCGAGCATGACCTCGGGGTCCTCGGCGCGGTCCAGCAGCGAGTTGATGTTGGCCTTGGCCAGCTGGGAGATGCGCCCGAGGATGGATTGCTTCTCAGCCATGATGTCGTCCTTCGTTCCTGGCCCCCCGTGGAGCCGCGATCGGATGAAAGGCAGTGCGCAGGGTCAGAACCGCCCACCGCCTCCCCGGCGGCCGCGGGTGCCGCCCCCTCCGAAACTGCCCGGCGAACGGCGTCCGCCGCCGGACGGACGCCCGCCGCCGAAGCCGCCGGAGGAGCCGCCCCCGAACATCCCGCCGCCGCGGCCCATCGAGTTGATCAGGATGCCGCCGAGGATCATCGACGTGAGGTCGGTGCCGCCGCCGCGCCCCGGGTTCTGCTGCCGCTGCCATTGGCCGACGTCCTGTTCGGCCAGCTGCTGCGCCTGCCGCGACAACTGGTCGGCGCGGTTGACGGCGTCGAGCGCGGCCGCCGGGTCCGACGTCGCGAGCGACTGGCCCTGCGCGAGGTGGCGAGCCGCCTCGGACAGCCGGGTCCGGGCCTCGGTGCCGACCGCGCCGCGTCGGGTCTCGATGAAGTCGTTGACGGCCTTGACCTGCGACGTCACCCGACCCACGGTCTCGGCGAGGGCGGTGCGGGCGCGCTCGGCCTCCTCGGCCGCCGCACGCACCGGGTCGAGCAGGTCGTCCAGCGCCGTCTCGGCCTCGGCCAGCTGCCGCAGCGCGGCCAGCGGGTCGCCCTGCCCGGCAGCGCGTCCGGCGGCGACGGCCTGCTGGGCGGTCGCGCCGGCCGCCGTGATCGCGGGGTCGGACGGCGCCAGCCGCGCGGCGTCGGCGATGTCCAGCGACACCGACTCGATCGCCTTGCCGATGCGTTCGCCCGCGGTCTCCAGCTCGTCCTTGGCGCTCGCGACCGCGTCGAGCAGCGTCGCGGCCTGCGCGACGGCGTCCTCGGCGGCCCTGGCCTGGGCGACGGCGGCCGCGCGGTCGTCCGTGCGCAGCGACTCCTGGCCCGCCGCGACGGCCTCGTGCGCCGCCGTCAGCAGCCGAGCCGCCTGGTCCGGGTTGCCGCTCACCGACGCCAGTGCGGCCGGCTGGTAGCCGAGCGCCAGTTGCTCGAGCTGGGCCCGGGCGGCGGGCAGCCGCTGCTCGACCTCGGTGGCGCGCTGCTCGGTCTCGGCCAGCACCTCGGGCGCCCGCGCCTGCAGGTCGCGGAGCTGGTCGAATTCCTCGACCTGGGCGTCGAGCGCGTCGCTGACCTCGCGGCAGGTCACGATGATCTGGGTCGTCATCGCGCGCCGTTGCTGGTCGGTCTCCGGCTCGCTGTCGTCCAGCCGCTGCCGCACCGCGAACGCGTCGGCGACCCGCGTCTTCGCCGTGGTCAGCAGCTCGCTGAACTCGGTGGTGGCCTGGATGCCGAACTGCGCCTGGGCGAACCCCAGCTCCTGCTCGGACGTCTTCAGCGCGTCGTCGATGTCGACCAGCGCGGCGCTGGCGCGCTTGTCCAGCTCGTCCAGCGACAGCCCGGCCAGCTCGTCCACCGGCTGCCCGTCCGGGCCGACCGGCGCGCCGGCCTGGTCGCGGCGGCGGCGCAGCGCCCACCAGCCCGCGGCGCCCGCGCCGACCACCACGACGCCGCCGACCACCCATGGGGTGGCCGAGCCGCCGCCGTCGCCGGTGGCGGCCTCGCGGTACCCGTCGGCACCGGCGATGGCCGCACCGGCCCAGTCCTCGTCGCTGAGCTCCGGGCGGATGTCGTCCTGACGCACCTCGGCCAGCTGGTCGTCGGTGAGGTCCAGCTCGTCGGTGACGGAGATGCCGAACGAGCGGTCCTCGATCGCGACCGCGAGCAGGATGTCGTCGGTGCCCAGCCCGGACGCCGTGGCGGTGTCGTTCGCCCACGTCTGGCCGTCGAGGCCGTCGAAACTGTCGACGTAGACGACGAACATCTGCAGCCCGGCGTCGTCGGTGAGGCGGTCGAACGCCGCCTGGATGCGCTGTTCGTCGCCGCCCGACAGCGCTCCGGCCCGGTCCGTGATGGCACCCGGGACGTTGAAGGGCGGCTCGGCCACCGCTGGGCCGGCGACGAGGAACGTGGTGAACGCGACTACGACGAGCGTTACCAGCCCCCGCCAACGCGTGGCAGTCACGAGTGTCATCCTGCCTGGTGAGGGGTGGTCGCACAATCAGTTCGGCCGGATTGAGGCCTCCGCCGCCGCCCGGGCCCGCGCCGCACCGGGCGCCGCGAGCGCGGCCGCGGCGGCTCGCCGGCAGTCCTCCAGGGTGTGCCCGGCGACCATGTGGCTGACCTCCGCCGCGGCGGCCGGCGCCATCGACAGGCTGGTGACGCCGAGCCCGACGAGGACCAGCGCCATCAGCGGATCGGCCGCCGACTCGCCGCACACTCCGACCGGTGTGCCGGCCGCGGCGCCCGCGCGGGCGGTCGCCGCGACGAGGTCGAGCACCGCCGGCTGCCAGGGGTCCAGCAGGTCGGCCAGCTCGCCGCGCAGCCGGTCGGCGGCCATCGTGTACTGGGCGAGGTCGTTGGTGCCGATCGAGACGAAGTCCAGCTCGGCGAGGATCGCCTCGGCCCGCAGCGCCGCCGACGGCACCTCGATCATCGCGCCCACCCGGGTCAGCCCGTGGCCGCGGGCAAGGGCGGCGAACTCGGCCGCCTCGGCGGCGGTCGACACCATCGGGGCCATCACCCACAGCTCGGCGCCGCCGTCATGCTGCGCCCGGGCCAGCGCGGCCAGTTGGTCGTCGAGCAGGTCCGGACGGCGCCGGGCCAGCCGGTAGCCGCGGACGCCGAGTGCCGGGTTCTCCTCGCCGGGCTGCTCGGCGAAGGCCAGCGGCTTGTCGGCGCCGGAGTCGAGCGTCCGGACGACGACCTTGCCGCCGGGGAAGTGGCCGAGCACCTCGCGATAGGCCGCCGCCTGCTCGTCGACGCCGGGCGCCGTCGACCGGTCGAGGTACAGCACCTCGGTGCGCAGCAGCCCGACTCCAGTGGCACCGGCCGCGGCCGCCGCCGCGGCGTCGGCGACCGTGCCGACGTTGGCCAGCACCGCCGCCGGGTGCCCGTCGGCGGTGTGCGTGGCCGGCGCGGTGCCCCGCAGCTCGGCGCGCGCGGCGGCCGCCCGCCGCACCCGCGCGACCAGCTCGTCGTCCGGGTCCAGCGTGACGGCGCCGGTCGCGGAGTCGACGGCGGCCAGGCGGCCGGCCGGCAGCCCCGTCGCTCCGGCCACCCGGACGACGCACGGAATGCCCAGCTGCCCGGCGATGATCGCGGTGTGGCTGGTCGGGCCGCCCTCCTCGGTGACGATCGCCGCGACGTTGCCGAGGTCCAGTGCGCTGGTGTCGGCGGGGGAGAGGTCGGCCGCGACCACCACCGACGGCTCGGCCAGCCGGGCCGGTCCCGGCTCGGGCCGCCCCAGCGCCCGGCTGACGGCGCGGTCGCGGACGCTGCGCAGGTCGGTCACCCGTTCGGCGATGTAGCCGCCGAGCCCGGCGAGCGTCTCGAGGAACGGGTCGAACGCGTCCCAGATCGCCGTCGCCGGGCCGTCGCCCTGCTTCACCCGCTGCTCGATGTCGGCCGCGAGCGCGGGGTCGGCGGCCATCTGCGCCGTCACCGTCAGGACCTCCGCCAGCGTCCCGTCGGCGGCCGCGGCCCGCTCCGTCAGGTCGTCGGCGACGGCCGTCAGCGCCGCCCGGGCGGCCTCCGGCGGGCCCGCCGGCTCGCCGTCAGGACGGGTGATTGCGCTGGTCAGCTGCACGATCGGGCCGACGGCGGCACCGCGGCCGGCGCCTCGTCCGATGAGGGTCGTGGGTGGGTGGTCCGGCATGCGTGCTCCTCGCGTCTCGGGTTGCAACGGTCTCGCTCCATACTGTATGCAGTATGGATGACAACAATCGTCGTGACGGGCCACGGTTCGTTCGCTACGTCGTTGGTCGAGACGGCGCAGATGATCGTCGGCTCGACTGAGCACGTGCATCCCGTCGACTTCCCGGTGGGCACCGGGGTCGAGGACCTCACCGCACGCGTGGCCGCGGTGATCGAGCAGGCGAACCCCGCAGGCGAGCCCGGGCAGGTGCTGATCCTGGCCGACGTCCTCGGCGGGTCGCCCGCCCGGGTCGCGCTCGCCGAGGCGGCGGCCGGCCGGGCCGACGCCGTCACCGGCGTCAACCTGCCCATGCTCATCGATCTGGCGCTGACCGCGGGCACCGCGTCGGCGCCGGAGCTGGCCGCCCGCGCCGTCACGGCGGGACAGGACGGAATCCGCGACGCCGGCGCCCTCGTCCGGCCGGAAGGAGGAGTGTCGTGACACTCTGGCAGGCGTTCCTCATCGCCCTGGTGGTCGCGCTGGCCTACCTGGCGCGCCGGATCCTCGGCGACCCGCAGCTGGAGCGGCCGATCATCCTCGGCCCGATCGTCGGCCTCATCGCCGGCGACCTCGAGACCGGGCTGATCGTCGGCGGCACCCTGGAGCTGATCTTCATCGGCGCCGCGACCTTCGGCGGCACCGCGCCGCCCAACGTCGCCATCGGCGCGGCCGTCGGCACGGCGCTGGCCATCTCCGCCGGTCAGGGCGCCGAGACGGCGCTCGTGGCGGCGGTGCCGGCGGCCGTCCTCGGCACGTTCTGCGAGCTGTTCGCCAAGACCGTCTGCTCGTTCCTGGTGCACCGTGCCGACGCGGCAGCGGCCCAAGCACGAGGAAGTACGATCCTGGGCATCATCTGGATCGGCAACGCCATCCACTTCCTCGCCTACTTCGTGCCGACCTTCCTGGTCCTGCAGTTCGGCGCCAACGCGCTGGAGGGCGTGCTCAACGCGCTCAGCGACGACGTCCAGAACGCGCTGAACACGTCCGCGGCGCTGCTGCCCGCCGTCGGCTTCGGGATCCTGCTGTCGGTGCTCTACAACAAGGCGCTCTTCCCGGTCTTCTTCGCCGGGTTCGCCGTCGCCGCGTTCACCGACTTCACGGTGATCGGCGTCGCCATCATCGCGACCGCGCTGGTCGTCACGATCCTGCGCAGCCGCACGCCGCAGACGCCGCAGTCGCCGTCCAGCCCGCAGTCGTCGGCGCTGATCTGAGCGGAGGAGACATGACCGAGAACGCCACCATCGCCACCGAGGCGCCGGAGCAGCTGGACGACGAGCGCGGCGAGATCCGCCGTCTGACGGTGCGCGGCCTGCTGCTGCAGGGCGGCTTCAACTACGAGCGGTTCCAGAACCTCGGGTTCTGGTGGATGATGCGCCCGACGCTGGACCGCCTCTACCCCGACCCCGTCGACCGCGCCGCCGCCTACCAGCGGCACATGGTCTACTTCAACACCAACCCGTGGGTGGTCGGCCCGATCGCCGGCGTCACCGCCTCCATGGAGCGACAGCGCGCCAAGGGCGCCACCGACCTGAACGACGAGGCGATCAACTCCGTCAAGGTCGGGCTCATGGCGCCGCTGGCCGGCATCGGCGACTCGCTGATCTTCGGCACCATCCGGCCGATCCTGGCCGCGGTCTGCGCCGGGCTGGCCATCGACGGCAACATCGCCGGGCCGATCATCTTCTTCCTGGCGCTGCTGGCCATCCAGGTGCTCATGCGGGTCGGCGGCACCGCCACCGGCTACCGCACCGGCATGCAGTTCTTCGAGAAGCTGTCGCCCGCGCAGATCGACCAGATCAAGCAGGGCGCGACGATCGTCGGCCTCGCGGTCACCGGCGCGTTGGTGGCGACGATGCTCAAGGTCACCACGCCGTGGTCGTACACCAGCGGCGAGCAGACCATCGCGCTGCAGGACCAGCTCGACCTCGTCCTGCCGGCGCTGCTGCCGCTGATCGCGACGCTGATCGTCTACGCGCTCATCCGGCGCCGGGTGTCGCCGGTCTGGGTGCTGCTCGGCACGCTGGTCGCCGGCCTGGTGTTCGGCTACTTCGGCGTCCTGGCGGCCTGAGCCGTGCCCGGGACCGACGAGTACGTGCTGACCGGCGGGCGGGTGCTGCTGCCCGGCGGCCGGCTGGAGGCGGGCGCCGTCCACGTCCGGGCCGGGCGCATCGCCGCGGCCGGACCGTCCGACGACGCCGCCCCGGGTGTCGAGCGGATCGACGTCGACGGGCTGATCGTCGCGCCGGGCCTCGTCGACACCCACGTGCACGGCGGGCTCGGGCACAACGTGATGAGCGCCGACGCGGACGCGGTGCGGGTGATCGGACGGCGGCTGCGCGCGGCCGGCGTCACGTCGTTCGTCGCCACCACCGCGTCGGTGCCGTTCGACCGCGTGCTGCACTCTGTGCGCGGGCTGGCGGCGCTGGCCGGGCCGACCGGCCCCGGCGGCGCCGAGCTGCTCGGCGTCCACCTGGAAGGGCCGTTCCTCAGCCCGGACTTCCGCGGCGTGCACCAGGAGCAGAACCTGGTCGAGCCGTCGCCGGACCGCGTCGCCGCGTTGCTCGACGCGGCCGGCGGGGCTGGTGGCGCGCTACGGGTCTGCACCGTCGCGCCGGAACTCCCGCACGCCGAGTCCGCCGTCCGCACCCTCGCGGCGGCCGGCGTGCGGGTCTCCGTCGGCCACACCGCCGCCACGTTCGCACAGGCCCGCGCGGCCGTCGAGTGGGGCGCGCGGCGGGCCACCCACCTGTTCAACGCCATGCCGCCGATCCACCACCGCAGCCCCGGCCCGGTGCCGGCGCTGCTCGCCGCCGAATCCGTCCACCTGGAGGTCGTCGCCGACGGCCTGCACGTCGCGCCCGAGTTGCTCGGCGCGCTCGCCGCGCTGCCCGGCGTGCGCGACCGGCTGATGCTGGTCAGCGACGGCACCGACGTGTCCGGCCTGCCCGACGGCGACCACCACCGCTGGGACGGCACGCCGGTGCGGATCACCGGCGGCCGCGCCTTCACGCACACCGGCGGCATCGCCGGCAGCACGTCGACGCTGATCGACGGCGTCCGGGTGCTGCTCGCGGCCGGTGTGCCGCTGCCGCTGGCGCTCGACACGGCCGGGCGGCACCCGGCGCGGTCGCTGGGGCTCACCGACCGCGGCGCCGTGGCCGCGGGCCTGCGGGCCGACCTGATCGTCGTCGACGACGAGGCGGCGATCATCCACACCATCCTGCATGGACAATGGGAAAGGCCCTAGAGAGGAACGAGATGGACATCGCTCTGATCCGCGTCGACGACCGGCTCATCCACGGCCAGGTCGTCATGGGATGGACGCAGGCGCTGGGAATCCAGCAGATCCTGGTGGCCGACGACCCGACCGCGGCCAACCCGACGCAGAAGAACCTGATGCTCCTCGCGGTGCCGGCCGGGGTACGCGCCGACATCCTGACGATCGCCGACTCCGCGCGCATCGTCGAGCAGTCCGCGTCCGACGTGAAGACGATCATCGTCGTCAAGGGGCCGGCCGAGCTGAAGGCGCTGCGCGACGCCGGCCTGAAGATGACCGAGGTCAACGTCGGCAACGTGCACACCGGGCCGGGCCGCAAGCGGCTGACCAAAGAGGTGCACGCCACCGACGACGAGATCGCCATCTGGCGCGAGCTGTCCGAGCAGGGCGTCCGCCTCGAGGCGCAGTGGCTGCCCGGCACCGCCCGCACCGACCTCGGCAAGCTCGTCGCCGGACTCTGAGCCATGGCCGCCTCCGACTCCCTCGACGTGCGACCCGGTGTCGCCGGGCAGCTGTCCCGCGGCGACGTCCCGGTCATGCGCCGGGCCAGCCTGCGCGAGCAGGTGCGCCAGGCGGTCGAGGAACTGATCGTCTTCGGCAAGCTGGCGCCCGGCGAGCACCTCGCCGAGGAGTCCATCGCCGAGCTGCTGGGCGTCAGCCGGCAACCGGTGCGCGAGGCGCTGCAGTCGCTGTCCGTCGCCGGGTTCGTCGACCTGCGGGCCGGGCGCGGCGCGTTCGTGCACGAGCCGACCGCCCGCGAAGCGCGCGAGGTGTTCCACGTCCGGGCGCTCCTCGAGTCCGACAGCTGCCGGCTGGCCGCCCAGAACGTCGACGACGACGGGGTGCGGCGGCTGGAGGGCATCTACGCCGACGGGCTGGAGGCGTCGAGCCGGGGCGACGACCCGCGGCGGCTGCTCGAGCTGAACCGCGCCTTCCACCGGGCCATCACCGAGATCGGCGCCAACCGCGTCTCGCTGGCGCTGCTCGCCGACCTCGAGCGGCGGGCCGGCTGGTACCTCGCCACCATCATCGCCAACCGGGCGCCGTCCTCGTGGGCGGAGCACCGGGCCATCCTCGACGCCGTCGCGGCCCACGACGCCGACCTCGCCGGCGACCTCATGCTGAACCACATCGACCACTCCAGGGACCTGCTGGAGTTCACCGGTCAGTAGCCGGAGCGCCGGCTGAAAGAGAGTCATGTCCGCAATAGAGCTCTGCCTGCTGCTGCTCGCTGCCCTGGCGGCGGGGTCGATCAACGGCGCCGTCGGCTCCGGTTCCCTCGTCACCCTGCCCGTCCTGCTCGCCCTCGGCCTCGACCCCGCCGCCGCCGTCACCACCAACACCATCGCCATGGTGACGTCCGCGCTCGGCGGCACCCTCGCGTACCGCAAGGAGCTGCGCGAGGACCGCCAGCACATCCGCGCGCTGCGCTACATCTCCGTCGTCGGCGGCGTCATCGGCTCCGTCCTGCTGCTCACCACCAGTTCCGGCGCCCTCGACGTCATCGTGCCGATCCTCATCGGGTTCGCGCTGCTGCTGGTGATCGTGCAGCCCAGGCTCGCGGCCATGGCCCGCGCCCGCGCGGCGTCGCGCGCCGGCGACAACCCGTTCGGCAGCAGGGGCCTGCGCGTCTCGATCCTCGGCTGCTCCATCTACGGCGGCTACTTCGCCGCCGCGCAGGGCATCCTGCTGCTCGGCGCGCTGAGCGCGTTCAGCGGGCGGCCGCTGAACAGCACGAACGGGATCAAGAACCTGCTGACGCTGACGGTCAACGTCACCGCCGCGACCGGCTTCACCATCGCCTACTTCCTCGGCCACGCCGACGTCGAGTGGCTCGCCGTCGCCGTCATGGCCGTCGGGGCCACCATCGGCGGCTACAGCGGCGGCCGCCTGGCCAAGGCCCTGCCCGACTGGGTGCTGCGCGCCCTCATCATCGTGGTCGCCATCGTGGCGCTGGGGCACGAGCTGCTGGACTGACGGCGCCGGCACCCGGCGGTACGACTTCTCCGCGGAGAGCGAGCGCGCTGCCATGGGCGAAACCCACGGCGGATCGGAGGCTCACCTTCTGGACCGGTCAGGTGAAGGCGACCTACGCGTACTACGCATAGCGGGACCCGCTCGACCGCCCGGTGTCGCGGCCGGGCGTCCGCCGATCTGTCGGCGGCACGGACTACAGTGACGACGTGGGTGCTGGTCAGGAGGGCGCGTGAGTCTCTACCGCGACGAAGGGGTCGTGCTGCGCACCCAGAAGCTGGGCGAGGCCGACCGCATCGTCACGCTGCTCACCAGGGGCAACGGCCGCATCCGCACCGTCGGCAAGGGCGTGCGGCGCACCACCAGCCGGTTCGGCGCGCGGCTCGAGCCGTTCATGCACGTCGACTGCCAGTTCGCCACCGGCCGCACGCTCGACATCGTCACGCAGGCCGAGACCATCGCGCCGTACGGCATGAGCATCACCGACGACTACGGCCGCTACACCGCGGGCACCGCCATGCTCGAGACCGCGGAACGGCTCACGGCCGAGGAGCGCGAGCCGGCCGTGCAGTTGTACCTGCTGCTGGTCGGCGCGCTGCGCACGCTGGCCGGCGCCACGCACGACCCCGGGCTGGTGCTC containing:
- a CDS encoding sulfite exporter TauE/SafE family protein, coding for MSAIELCLLLLAALAAGSINGAVGSGSLVTLPVLLALGLDPAAAVTTNTIAMVTSALGGTLAYRKELREDRQHIRALRYISVVGGVIGSVLLLTTSSGALDVIVPILIGFALLLVIVQPRLAAMARARAASRAGDNPFGSRGLRVSILGCSIYGGYFAAAQGILLLGALSAFSGRPLNSTNGIKNLLTLTVNVTAATGFTIAYFLGHADVEWLAVAVMAVGATIGGYSGGRLAKALPDWVLRALIIVVAIVALGHELLD
- the recO gene encoding DNA repair protein RecO, whose translation is MSLYRDEGVVLRTQKLGEADRIVTLLTRGNGRIRTVGKGVRRTTSRFGARLEPFMHVDCQFATGRTLDIVTQAETIAPYGMSITDDYGRYTAGTAMLETAERLTAEEREPAVQLYLLLVGALRTLAGATHDPGLVLDAFLLRGLSIAGFAPSFEDCARCDARGPHRLFSVQAGGMVCGSCRPAGTVAPAGDTIALLAALLTGDWPVADSSQPRARREASGITAAFLQWHLERGLRSLGLVER